The proteins below come from a single Chryseobacterium sp. MA9 genomic window:
- a CDS encoding hydroxymethylglutaryl-CoA synthase family protein, giving the protein MSFGIEAAGYYVPGLYLEIKDLAEKRGIEPAKLEKGLGLHKMGLSDVHEDAATFAAEALLKLIQDYNINPKEIARVYLGTESAVDAAKPTASYAVQMVEKVLEEAFGERCFRNCDVLDMTFACVGGVDALHNALDFVRVNPDKKAVVIASDYAKYELASSGEYTQGGGAVALLISSQPDLLEIENNWGVASESVFDFFKPRRTYNKEDLNGAPETYPEKIEIFTDEPVFDGQYSNQCYQDRIKEAYNHYKEITGQEKPYENWKYIIFHLPYAFHGKRVFTEIYSLENGLSYETAEEQKAVAKSEDYLKLINDKIEKTQRASSEIGNMYTASVFMAFLSALQTSFNENEELSGEEIGFVGYGSGSKSKVFAGKVSGNWKKVVEKWNLFESLNQRTVVNFETYEKLHRKQLKESVNNQYKGFGLISIEAENPVLIGARYYSYQK; this is encoded by the coding sequence ATGAGTTTTGGAATTGAAGCAGCGGGCTATTATGTGCCTGGTTTATATTTGGAGATTAAGGATTTAGCAGAAAAAAGAGGAATAGAACCGGCGAAATTGGAAAAAGGCTTGGGTCTTCATAAAATGGGGCTTTCTGATGTTCACGAAGATGCAGCAACCTTTGCCGCAGAAGCATTACTGAAGCTTATACAAGATTATAATATCAATCCTAAGGAAATAGCAAGAGTATATCTGGGAACGGAAAGTGCAGTGGACGCAGCAAAACCTACAGCTTCCTATGCTGTACAAATGGTAGAAAAAGTTTTGGAAGAAGCATTTGGAGAAAGATGTTTCAGAAACTGTGATGTGCTGGATATGACATTTGCCTGTGTAGGTGGAGTAGATGCATTGCATAATGCCCTTGATTTTGTAAGGGTGAATCCTGATAAAAAAGCAGTAGTGATTGCCAGTGACTATGCAAAATATGAATTGGCTTCTTCAGGTGAATATACACAGGGAGGAGGAGCGGTAGCTCTTTTGATTTCTTCACAGCCGGACCTTCTTGAAATTGAAAATAACTGGGGAGTAGCTTCTGAAAGTGTCTTTGATTTTTTCAAACCAAGAAGAACCTATAATAAAGAAGACCTGAATGGTGCTCCGGAAACATATCCTGAAAAAATTGAAATTTTTACGGATGAACCTGTTTTTGACGGACAATATTCTAACCAATGCTATCAGGACAGAATAAAAGAAGCTTACAATCATTATAAAGAAATAACAGGACAGGAAAAACCTTATGAAAACTGGAAATATATTATTTTTCATCTTCCATATGCCTTCCATGGAAAAAGAGTTTTTACTGAAATCTACAGTCTTGAGAATGGTCTTTCCTATGAAACTGCAGAAGAACAGAAAGCTGTTGCAAAATCTGAAGACTATTTAAAATTAATCAATGATAAAATAGAAAAGACGCAGAGAGCTTCTTCCGAAATAGGAAATATGTACACTGCTTCTGTCTTTATGGCATTTCTTTCTGCATTACAAACTTCTTTTAATGAAAATGAAGAACTGTCAGGAGAGGAAATTGGCTTTGTAGGCTATGGAAGTGGTTCAAAATCAAAAGTGTTTGCTGGAAAAGTTTCTGGGAACTGGAAAAAAGTAGTAGAAAAATGGAATTTATTTGAAAGTTTGAACCAAAGAACTGTTGTAAATTTTGAGACTTATGAAAAGCTTCACAGAAAACAATTGAAGGAATCTGTAAACAATCAATATAAAGGCTTTGGCCTTATTTCTATTGAAGCTGAAAATCCGGTTTTGATCGGAGCCAGATATTACAGTTATCAGAAGTAA
- a CDS encoding M1 family metallopeptidase, translating to MRKAILSIAILGILFSANVSAQTETSGREKVYRATPAKVTELKHTKLKVNFDYQKEQMNGEEWLTASPYFYAANELTLDAKGMLIHEVALDNNGKKSPLKYEYKDDVLKINLDKTYQKNQEYTVYIKYTSRPNEVKQQGSMAINDAKGLYFINPQGTDPDMPTQIWTQGETESSSAWFPTIDKPNQKTTQEIYMTVPDKYVTLSNGLLKESKKESNGLRTDHWVMDKRHSTYLFFMGVGEYAIVKDKWKNIPVDYYIEKEYEPYAKQIYGNTPEMIDFFSKKLNYDYPWAKYAQISGRDYVSGAMENTTATLHGSDILQKPGQLIDENTWEDTIAHELFHHWFGDLVTAESWSNLTVNESFANYSEYLWNEYKYGKDQADYHLMTDVNNYLHNPSDFNKNLVRFNYESREDVFDLVTYQKGGGILNMLRNYLGDDAFFAGMNDYLKTNEYQNAEAHQLRLSFEKVSGKDLNWFFNQWYFGSGNPKINYSFTFEPVKKQVAVTIAQTQEKPFEFPLAIDVYDNGKPKRYNVWVNAEAKNTFSFDVSKTPDLVNINADGVLLADITETKTPEQNLMQFTNSKEFKSRYLALTGIKDQAGKSPAAVKLLVAALKDPFFRVRIKALNLIDLTNPEQMKALGTEVEKLASNDPKTLTQAAAITALGKTKDKKYLPLFEKGIGTVSNAVKGSSMSALLSIDPSRANSLADKIDMKGASDALQAQLLPIIVKNKITSQIENIAPLATFYPFIKFQNPELGKAAEDGFNWIMTSDNLKATESITKIAGYAKNQMAGNPQAKMMIVQMLKDGLSKKMELLKQNPQNAASINKQIDVINKAIENYK from the coding sequence ATGAGAAAGGCCATTTTATCAATTGCTATACTCGGGATTTTATTTTCCGCAAATGTATCAGCACAAACCGAAACTTCAGGAAGGGAAAAAGTATACAGGGCTACTCCTGCCAAGGTGACGGAACTTAAACACACAAAGCTGAAAGTGAATTTCGATTATCAGAAAGAACAGATGAATGGGGAAGAATGGCTTACTGCCTCGCCTTATTTTTATGCTGCAAATGAACTTACACTTGATGCAAAAGGTATGCTGATTCATGAGGTAGCTCTTGATAATAACGGGAAAAAATCTCCTTTGAAATATGAGTACAAAGATGATGTTCTGAAAATCAATCTTGATAAAACATACCAGAAAAATCAGGAGTATACAGTATACATCAAATACACATCCCGCCCGAATGAGGTAAAACAGCAGGGAAGTATGGCGATCAATGATGCAAAAGGACTTTATTTTATCAATCCTCAGGGAACAGATCCGGATATGCCTACACAAATCTGGACACAGGGTGAAACAGAATCTTCTTCCGCTTGGTTTCCAACTATAGATAAACCCAACCAAAAGACAACACAGGAAATCTATATGACAGTTCCTGATAAATATGTAACCCTTTCCAATGGCCTTCTGAAAGAATCAAAAAAAGAATCCAACGGACTTAGGACAGATCACTGGGTGATGGATAAAAGACACTCCACCTATCTTTTCTTTATGGGGGTAGGAGAATATGCCATTGTAAAAGACAAATGGAAAAATATTCCGGTTGATTATTATATCGAAAAAGAATACGAACCTTACGCTAAGCAGATCTATGGAAATACTCCGGAAATGATCGACTTTTTCTCCAAAAAACTGAACTATGATTATCCATGGGCAAAATATGCTCAGATTTCCGGAAGAGATTATGTAAGTGGAGCAATGGAAAATACCACGGCAACCCTTCATGGAAGTGATATTCTTCAGAAACCGGGCCAGCTTATTGACGAAAATACATGGGAAGATACCATTGCTCACGAATTGTTCCATCACTGGTTTGGAGATCTGGTTACAGCAGAAAGCTGGAGTAATCTTACAGTCAACGAATCCTTCGCCAATTATTCCGAATACCTTTGGAATGAATATAAATATGGAAAAGATCAGGCAGATTATCACCTGATGACCGATGTGAATAACTACCTTCACAACCCGTCCGATTTTAATAAAAATTTGGTTAGGTTCAATTATGAATCCCGTGAAGATGTTTTTGATCTGGTAACGTATCAGAAAGGAGGAGGAATTTTGAATATGCTGAGAAACTACCTCGGAGATGATGCCTTCTTTGCCGGAATGAATGATTACCTGAAAACTAACGAATACCAGAATGCAGAAGCTCATCAGTTGAGGCTATCTTTTGAAAAAGTATCAGGGAAAGACTTAAACTGGTTCTTCAATCAATGGTATTTTGGAAGCGGAAACCCGAAAATTAATTACTCATTTACATTTGAACCTGTAAAAAAACAGGTGGCGGTAACTATTGCTCAAACTCAGGAAAAACCATTTGAATTTCCTCTGGCTATAGATGTATATGACAACGGAAAACCTAAAAGATACAATGTCTGGGTAAATGCAGAGGCAAAAAATACATTTAGCTTTGATGTTTCCAAGACCCCTGACCTGGTTAATATCAATGCAGACGGAGTTTTACTGGCAGATATTACTGAGACCAAAACTCCTGAACAAAACCTGATGCAGTTTACAAACTCTAAAGAGTTTAAAAGCAGATATCTGGCTTTAACCGGAATCAAAGATCAGGCTGGAAAAAGCCCTGCTGCTGTAAAATTATTGGTGGCGGCATTGAAAGACCCTTTCTTCAGAGTAAGAATAAAAGCTTTGAATTTAATAGATCTTACCAATCCTGAACAAATGAAGGCGCTAGGTACTGAAGTCGAAAAACTGGCTTCCAATGATCCTAAAACATTAACGCAGGCGGCGGCTATTACTGCTTTAGGAAAAACAAAAGACAAAAAATACCTTCCATTATTTGAAAAAGGGATAGGTACTGTTTCAAATGCTGTAAAAGGGAGCTCAATGAGTGCACTTCTTTCTATTGATCCGTCAAGAGCAAATAGCCTGGCTGATAAAATTGATATGAAAGGAGCATCAGATGCCCTGCAGGCTCAGTTGCTTCCGATTATTGTAAAGAACAAAATTACTTCTCAGATAGAGAATATTGCCCCTCTTGCTACTTTTTATCCATTCATTAAATTCCAGAATCCGGAATTAGGAAAAGCAGCAGAAGATGGTTTCAACTGGATTATGACTTCCGATAATCTGAAAGCAACGGAAAGCATTACAAAAATAGCAGGGTATGCCAAGAATCAGATGGCAGGCAATCCACAGGCTAAAATGATGATTGTTCAGATGCTGAAAGATGGCTTAAGCAAAAAAATGGAACTGCTGAAACAGAATCCACAAAATGCTGCAAGTATTAATAAGCAGATTGATGTGATCAATAAAGCAATTGAAAACTATAAATAA